ACGAGAGGCAAATTCGTGACGATCAACAGCCAGTGCTCCACCTGCTGGAACCGCACACTCGTCTGCTGAACGAATAATGACAGAGTCTAATAATCGCATTTCTTCTTTTAGCACACCCACTGCATTTGTTAATGTATTCGCACGCAGTGAATTACTACATACTAATTCAGCAAATTTGTCCGTATGATGAGCAGGTGTTTGCTTTACTGGTCTCATCTCATAAAGACGGACTTTCAAACCGCGCTTTGCGATTTGCCAAGCTGCTTCACTTCCAGCAAGACCTGCTCCAATAACATTAATTACTTGTTCATTCATTGTAAATCCTCCAACTTCATTTCTATCTTTTCTATCATTTTACTTATTCATTCACTTGTCTTTTCCTTTTTTAACGGGACAAAGAAAATGCGACATTACTCAATGTCGCTAATAACGTTTCCATTTTAGCACATGAAGCAATGTCGCCGCATCTTATATAACTGCTATTTTTAAATTTAAAGTGTGGGAATTCATCCCATTCTCTTTTACTGCTGAGCTTCCTCTTTATAATCACAACTTGTACAGACCACTTGAGTTCCTTTTTTCTGTTTCTTCTCTACAAGCAGATTTTCACATTTCGGACATTTTCTTGCAATCGGTTTATCCCAAGATACGAAGTCACAGCCCGGGAATCGATCACAGCCATAAAATGTACGCTTTTTCTTCGATTTTCGCTCAACGATATTTCCTTCTTCACATTTCGGACACTTTACGCCAATCTCTTTTACAATTGGCTTCGTGTTGCGACAGTCAGGGAAATTAGAGCATGCCATAAATTTTCCGTAGCGTCCCATTTTGTATACCATAGGTGAACCGCATTCTTCACAGTCTTCTCCGGCAGGTTCATCTTTAATCTCCACTTCGCGCATTTCTTTTTCAGCATGTTCTAAGCGTTTTTCAAAATCACTGTAAAATTCGTCAATAACACGCACCCATTGAACATTACCATCTTCCACTTCATCCAAATCGTTTTCCATTTTAGCTGTAAACTCTACATCTAAAATTTCCGGAAAAAACTCCAATACAAGCTCTAGTACAATTTCTCCAAGTTCTGTTGGAACAAAACGCTTGTTATCGAGCGCTACGTATCCGCGCTTTTGAATCGTATCAAGTGTTGGAGCATATGTAGACGGTCGGCCAATGCCTAGCTCTTCTAATGTCTTAACTAAACGAGCTTCTGTATATCTTGGCGGCGGCTGTGTGAAGTGCTGCTTTTCATCGATGTCCTTAGAATAAGCTACTTCTCCTTCTTCTAAGTCTGGAAGAAGATTTTCTTTTTCCTCCACTTGATCATCATTGCCTTCAACATACACTTTCATAAAACCTGGAAATTTAACTTTTGAGCCGTTCGCTCTAAATGTTACGTCTCCATTTTTCAAATCTACAGCCATTGTATCCATAATGGCAGGTGCCATTTGACTAGCAACGAAGCGCTCCCATACTAACTTATACAGTCGATACTGATCACGCGATAAGAACTCTTTTACCTCTCCTGGTTTACGAAGAGCTGAAGTTGGACGAATCGCTTCGTGGGCATCTTGCGCATTTGAATTCTTCTTTTCTTTACGCTTTTCCGTTGCCACAAACTGATTTCCGTACGCGTTCGTAATGTAATCTCTAGCTTCTGTTTGAGCTGTTTCTGAAATACGAGTAGAATCGGTACGCATATACGTGATAAGACCTACTGTACCTTCTTTTCCTAAATCAATTCCTTCATATAATTGCTGCGCAATCATCATCGTTTTTTTCGCTCGGAAGTTCAGTTTCCGCGCTGCCTCTTGCTG
The genomic region above belongs to Priestia megaterium and contains:
- the topA gene encoding type I DNA topoisomerase, with the translated sequence MSDYLVIVESPAKAKTIERYLGKKYKVKASMGHVRDLPKSQMGIDIEQDYNPKYITIRGKGPVLKELKTAAKKAKKIYLAADPDREGEAIAWHLAHSLDVDIASDCRVVFNEITKEAIKESFKHPRAINMDLVDAQQARRILDRLVGYNISPLLWKKVKKGLSAGRVQSIAVRLIIDREKEIAKFIPEEYWTVKATFQKGNDQFEGQLIEYQGKKVELSNEDDVTNIVKQLDGNEFSISKVTKRERKRNAAPSFTTSSLQQEAARKLNFRAKKTMMIAQQLYEGIDLGKEGTVGLITYMRTDSTRISETAQTEARDYITNAYGNQFVATEKRKEKKNSNAQDAHEAIRPTSALRKPGEVKEFLSRDQYRLYKLVWERFVASQMAPAIMDTMAVDLKNGDVTFRANGSKVKFPGFMKVYVEGNDDQVEEKENLLPDLEEGEVAYSKDIDEKQHFTQPPPRYTEARLVKTLEELGIGRPSTYAPTLDTIQKRGYVALDNKRFVPTELGEIVLELVLEFFPEILDVEFTAKMENDLDEVEDGNVQWVRVIDEFYSDFEKRLEHAEKEMREVEIKDEPAGEDCEECGSPMVYKMGRYGKFMACSNFPDCRNTKPIVKEIGVKCPKCEEGNIVERKSKKKRTFYGCDRFPGCDFVSWDKPIARKCPKCENLLVEKKQKKGTQVVCTSCDYKEEAQQ